The Malus domestica chromosome 10, GDT2T_hap1 genome contains a region encoding:
- the LOC114819141 gene encoding metal tolerance protein 9 isoform X1 has protein sequence MEISSPTSGGRTEPLPVSQDDTVQPDGNTPWRLDVKEFRLPQQSGTSGDDHDSGRSRFAFRRLCAPRKEFKVEEYYKQQERLLEGFSEMETMTEEGWLPASLTEDQMKQLAKRERMAVHASNVANLLLFAAKVYASIMSRSLAVIASTLDSLLDLLSGFILWFTANAMKNSNQFRYPIGKKRMQPVGIIVFASVMATLGLQILIECGRELISQSPPAKMNRTQENWMIGIMVSVTVVKFVLMVYCRRFKNEIVRAYAQDHFFDVITNSVGLAAAVLAVRFFWWIDPTGAIIIALYTINTWTKTVLENVHALIGRTAPPDFLAKLTYLIWNHHEEIEHIDTVRAYTFGSHYFVEVDIVLPEDMLLNKAHNIGETLQEKLEQLPEVERAFVHIDFEFTHRPEHKNSV, from the exons ATGGAGATTAGTTCGCCTACTTCCGGAGGCCGGACTGAACCGCTTCCGGTCTCACAAGACGACACCGTACAGCCGGACGGAAACACACCGTGGAGACTCGATGTTAAGGAGTTCCGGCTGCCCCAGCAGAGCGGTACTAGTGGTGACGACCATGACAGTGGACGGAGTCGTTTCGCTTTCCGTCGCCTCTGCGCCCCCA GGAAAGAGTTCAAGGTTGAAGAATATTACAAGCAACAAGAAAGGCTTCTTGAAGGGTTCAGTGAGATGGAGACCATGACTGAAGAGGGTTGGTTGCCCGCAAGTCTTACAGAG GATCAAATGAAGCAGCTAGCGAAGAGGGAGCGGATGGCAGTTCATGCATCAAACGTAGCTAATTTGCTTCTTTTTGCCGCAAAAGTTTATGCTTCAATTATGAGCAGATCATTGGCAGTTATTGCCTCTACCTTGGATTCCCTCTTGGATCTCTTATCTGGCTTTATTTTGTGGTTCACTGCTAATGCCATGAAAAATTCCAACCAGTTTCGCTATCCGATTGGGAAGAAACGTATGCAACCAGTG GGTATCATTGTCTTTGCATCTGTTATGGCTACTCTTGGACTGCAAATATTGATTGAGTGTGGTCGGGAACTCATCTCACAG TCACCGCCTGCAAAAATGAATCGTACGCAGGAGAATTGGATGATCGGCATCATGGTCTCAGTCACGGTAGTGAAGTTTGTGCTCATGGTCTACTGTCGTAGATTTAAGAATGAAATTGTACGGGCCTATGCACAAGACCATTTTTTCGATGTCATTACTAATTCAGTTGGTTTAGCAGCAGCAGTCCTAGCTGTCCGGTTCTTCTGGTGGATTGATCCTACTGGTGCTATTATA ATAGCACTATATACCATTAATACGTGGACAAAGACAGTCTTGGAGAATGTACATGCGCTAATTGGAAGAACAGCACCACCTGACTTTTTGGCAAAGTTGACATACTTGATATGGAACCACCACGAAGAGATCGAGCACATTGATACAGTGAGGGCGTACACATTTGGTTCCCATTACTTTGTGGAGGTTGACATTGTCTTGCCAGAAGACATGCTACTGAACAAAGCGCACAACATTGGCGAGACTCTCCAAGAGAAGCTTGAGCAACTCCCTGAAGTGGAACGGGCTTTTGTGCATATAGATTTTGAGTTCACTCACAGGCCGGAACACAAGAACAGTGTATGA
- the LOC114819141 gene encoding metal tolerance protein 10 isoform X2, giving the protein METMTEEGWLPASLTEDQMKQLAKRERMAVHASNVANLLLFAAKVYASIMSRSLAVIASTLDSLLDLLSGFILWFTANAMKNSNQFRYPIGKKRMQPVGIIVFASVMATLGLQILIECGRELISQSPPAKMNRTQENWMIGIMVSVTVVKFVLMVYCRRFKNEIVRAYAQDHFFDVITNSVGLAAAVLAVRFFWWIDPTGAIIIALYTINTWTKTVLENVHALIGRTAPPDFLAKLTYLIWNHHEEIEHIDTVRAYTFGSHYFVEVDIVLPEDMLLNKAHNIGETLQEKLEQLPEVERAFVHIDFEFTHRPEHKNSV; this is encoded by the exons ATGGAGACCATGACTGAAGAGGGTTGGTTGCCCGCAAGTCTTACAGAG GATCAAATGAAGCAGCTAGCGAAGAGGGAGCGGATGGCAGTTCATGCATCAAACGTAGCTAATTTGCTTCTTTTTGCCGCAAAAGTTTATGCTTCAATTATGAGCAGATCATTGGCAGTTATTGCCTCTACCTTGGATTCCCTCTTGGATCTCTTATCTGGCTTTATTTTGTGGTTCACTGCTAATGCCATGAAAAATTCCAACCAGTTTCGCTATCCGATTGGGAAGAAACGTATGCAACCAGTG GGTATCATTGTCTTTGCATCTGTTATGGCTACTCTTGGACTGCAAATATTGATTGAGTGTGGTCGGGAACTCATCTCACAG TCACCGCCTGCAAAAATGAATCGTACGCAGGAGAATTGGATGATCGGCATCATGGTCTCAGTCACGGTAGTGAAGTTTGTGCTCATGGTCTACTGTCGTAGATTTAAGAATGAAATTGTACGGGCCTATGCACAAGACCATTTTTTCGATGTCATTACTAATTCAGTTGGTTTAGCAGCAGCAGTCCTAGCTGTCCGGTTCTTCTGGTGGATTGATCCTACTGGTGCTATTATA ATAGCACTATATACCATTAATACGTGGACAAAGACAGTCTTGGAGAATGTACATGCGCTAATTGGAAGAACAGCACCACCTGACTTTTTGGCAAAGTTGACATACTTGATATGGAACCACCACGAAGAGATCGAGCACATTGATACAGTGAGGGCGTACACATTTGGTTCCCATTACTTTGTGGAGGTTGACATTGTCTTGCCAGAAGACATGCTACTGAACAAAGCGCACAACATTGGCGAGACTCTCCAAGAGAAGCTTGAGCAACTCCCTGAAGTGGAACGGGCTTTTGTGCATATAGATTTTGAGTTCACTCACAGGCCGGAACACAAGAACAGTGTATGA